CATTGTGCAGCTGTAGTACCCCTCGATTCGTATTATAATGATACAACAGGATTGACCGATGAAGAGCGTAAGGCTATCAACTTCGACCATCCTGATGCGTTCGACTGGAAACTGCTCACCGAGCATATTAAGAAGCTGAAAGCTGGCGAGGCAGTGGAACAGCCCACTTACTCATACGTGCTCAGCAACCGTCTGCCAGAAACAATTCATGTGGAACCCAAGCCGGTGATTATCCTGGAAGGTATTATGACGCTCCACTATAAGAAACTGCGCGACATGATGGATCTGAAAATATTTGTGGATACAGATGCCGATGTGCGACTGATACGCAATATTCGTCGAGATGTGGTGGAACGCGGCCGTACTGTCGAAATGGTACTCGACCGTTATGAGAAGGTGTTGAAACCTATGCACGAGCAGTTTATCGAGCCTACCAAGAAGTTTGCCGACCTCATTATCCCCTCGGGAGGAGAAAACAAGACCGGCATCCATATCGTCAAGACTTATATAGAAGGAATTGTTACTGGTGTCTAAATAGAGCTATTAGAAATAAGAACAACAAAAAAAGGAACGAAGCGTGAAGGAACTCCCTTCACGCTTCGCTTGTATTGGTGAGTGGCTCTGTAAGAACCTCTTCTGCTTCAGGTGTGTTAGCATTCAGTTGGGCTTTCTCCCATCGGCGGCGACTAATAAAGAACAGCATGGAGTTGGCTGCTTCGATGATACCATAAAACAATGTGATCCATCCCAATACCTGCATGGCTGTGCTGAGTGGAGACATGGGACGTACGATGACGTACAACCCTGCCAATAGAATGAGCGAAGGACAAATCCAGTAGAA
The sequence above is a segment of the Prevotella sp. E9-3 genome. Coding sequences within it:
- the udk gene encoding uridine kinase is translated as MTIIGIAGGTGSGKTTVVKKIADALPPHCAAVVPLDSYYNDTTGLTDEERKAINFDHPDAFDWKLLTEHIKKLKAGEAVEQPTYSYVLSNRLPETIHVEPKPVIILEGIMTLHYKKLRDMMDLKIFVDTDADVRLIRNIRRDVVERGRTVEMVLDRYEKVLKPMHEQFIEPTKKFADLIIPSGGENKTGIHIVKTYIEGIVTGV